One window of the Bdellovibrionales bacterium genome contains the following:
- a CDS encoding class II aldolase/adducin family protein: protein MIEECWPLPYGNLSYRLNDERIVITPSGVAKAFIKVEDLCIIDLQGRILEGKPSGEMSMHLEVLSTLKGQSCCTCSSSLRSDWVYFTPSAFGIAMRMSERNGNLLGCWAHTYRSHSDQQLWNGRGLGSFSSSSPFDDTESARRFKLWGEDLDEAVNGMGETGTFCSNTGFS, encoded by the coding sequence ATGATCGAGGAATGCTGGCCGCTGCCGTACGGGAATCTCAGTTATCGTTTGAACGACGAGAGGATTGTCATCACGCCTTCTGGAGTAGCCAAAGCTTTTATTAAGGTCGAGGATCTCTGTATCATTGACCTGCAGGGTCGCATATTGGAGGGAAAACCTTCCGGAGAGATGTCGATGCATCTTGAAGTTCTATCGACGTTAAAAGGCCAGAGCTGTTGTACATGCTCATCCTCCTTACGCAGTGACTGGGTCTATTTCACACCCTCAGCTTTCGGAATTGCCATGCGAATGTCTGAGCGAAATGGTAATCTTCTTGGCTGTTGGGCCCATACCTATCGTTCCCATAGCGACCAACAACTGTGGAATGGGAGAGGTCTTGGGTCCTTTTCTTCCTCATCACCGTTTGATGATACTGAGTCGGCACGGCGGTTTAAGCTGTGGGGAGAGGATTTGGATGAAGCGGTGAATGGAATGGGAGAGACTGGAACATTCTGCTCAAATACTGGCTTTAGTTAA